GGGTGAAGTAAGTGGATGGTAGACGAGCAGGATAAAATCGTACTCGTATTAAAGTTGATTGATATGGTACCCCAAAAGTACAAAGAGAATCAATCTTGAGCGACTTTTTTCGCGATAGATCTTAGAAAAGGCCGCGGGAAATATGCAGAGCCTAACCGAATTGAGAGGGGGCTTCTGCCTGGCTGGCGAGTTGAAGTTGGGAGAGCAAACTTGAATAGTCGGACTGCCAAATTTGTTCAGACCAGATTTCCAAATCAAAGAAACCCTGATAGCCGGCATCATTGATGGCTTCAATCATGTCATAGCTGGCGAAGGAATCTCGTGAAGTGGTGTTTGAGTCAAAGTTAGAAATTTGAACAGCAGTCACTAGTGAGATTATCTCAGGAAGTAGTTCCTGAATTTTTCCTTCCTGCTGAAGCTGAGCGGGGTCGATTGAAATTCCAACGGCCGGGTGTCCGCATGCGTCGATGATCTCTAAGGAAGAATGCAGAGAGTTGAGAAAAGTCCAGTTTCGGGCAAATGGGACTGGCATAGATTTTAATGCCAGTCTGGTGCCATTTGCTGCTGCGGTATCTCCTAGTTTTTTGAGGGCTTCGATGGTCAGATCCCGTGCATGATTTAAAGTGTGTCCTGCACGGGGACCACTGACAATCTGGATGGCAGTTGCATTGACTTGCCCGCCAAATTGGATCAATTCAATGGCGTCAGCGATCGAGTCATCAAACGAGTATTCATTGCAGCCTGTAAACCCACCAGCGAGAGTAATGGTTGAAACTTTGATCCCCGAATCAATCACTAATTCTGCTGCCTGGTCTGTTTCTAGGTCCAGGATTTTTCGGTTCCAGAGACCAATCGCCGGGATGCCGCCAGCCAGCAGACCGAGCAGACTCTCTTTGAAAGACCAGTGATAGGTTGTGATCTGATTTACGGAAATTCGATCAGACAGAGAAAACGAATGCTCGTTATTTTTTGATTCAACAGTGGAAGATGGAGTAGAGAACGAATTGACTTTACGCTGTGAGAGAAGCTCTTTAGTCACTCGGTCACCTGCTGTCTGGAGAGAAGATCAGGTATATATTTTCAATTAGATTCAGTGGTCTAATTGTCAATAACAATAAATAAAATTCAGGGTGATTTACTCAGGATGTATTTGACTTTACAGATTTAACTTGCGATTTCAAATCTGTGGATGTGTCTATCGAAGTATCATAAGTAATCACAAAAAATTTTCCATAGCAAAAACAGAAAACAACTTTTGCTAAAGACCAATATTGCTTATCTACTCAGAAAGTCAACCGACATCAGTCAACGTTTTAAAGAGTTCAAAAAAACTTTCATGTTGCGTTCTGTATGGAGAAGCTCGATTCGAAAACAAAGCAAGGAAGAACTTTCGTTCGATATTGAAATTGCATGTTCACGTTCAAAAAGCTCAGGAAGGCTTTACTTGCAATGTTGAATCGAAAGCGTTTTTCTTTTGTGGTTTATTAACGCGCGGGGTCTGATGCAGGTCAAGAAATCTTGCAGGTATGAAGTTCATTGTCACTCAAAGGTAACTCACTTGAATCCATAAAAAAGTGGCTCGTCTTTTTGAGCCACTTTTAACAAGGGATCATTGCACAAAACAAAAATCAACTAGTGACAATTTGTGTGTGGGGGTCATCTGAAATATTCACCCAGACGTGCACATGAGGTGCTCCGCGATAGTGCCAGACAAAGGCGGGCCCTTCGAGACGCCAGTTATCCCAGACCTGATCCTTGCCGATATCACCAGACTGGTAGAAGGATATCTTACATTGATCCAAGCCGCCCTGGGCTTTGATGCATTTTCGAACTTCTTTTTGATCGGATGTCCGGAACGGCTCGATAAGTGAGCTGAGAACTTTCTGCATCTCCTGTTTTTGGTCGCGGGTCATGTCAGCAACCTGCAAACCTGTGATCTGGTTGGCCGTTTTTTTGAAATGGACCTTGGTTTCAGAAGGGGCCTGAGGAATCAGAGCAGCTTTGCGCTGTTTCCCATCCAGAATTTTGTAGACATGGTTTGCTTTTAACGCCTGCTCCCAGAATACATTTCCAGGATGGTTGGCTTTTTCATTAAATTCGTCCGCAGCATGTCCGTAAAAAATGGGGCCACCAAAGGCCAGGTGTTCTGCACTGTCTCCATCGCTACGAACCGTTGTGTGACGTCCCGTCATGACGAATTGAAATTGATCGGTTCCCGGCGTTCCAAAAATGGCTATCGATTGGTCTTCTCCATAACCGCCCTGGTCATCCAGAAGTTGCTTGCGAATTTTTTTATGCCAGCTGGGATCAAAGTGACCAAAGAAGATGGCCTCAATGATATCTTTTTGGTCCTTGGTGAAGAAGTCACTGTTAACAATCGGTTCGGTAATATTCCAGTTCGCCCGAACATGCTGACGCAGCAGTCCATGTTTGTCCTTATGGTCCCACCCAAAACAGACTTTTGATTTTTGTTTAGGGGTCAGGCTTTCATACAGTTTTCGAGTGAGTGGTTCCGGAGCTGTTGGCTGCGGTGTTTTTTCTGAGGGCTGTCCTGCCAGTAATCCCGCTGTATTTAAGATTGGAGTTCCTGCGATCGCGGCTCCCACCGTTTTAACGAAATGCCGTCGTGTGACTGGCAGAGAGTCGGGAGTGAGACTTTGCGAGAGAGCGAGCGGATTGAATTGCATGAGAACACCAATCTTTGTTTTAGAGGAGGGTTGGTACTGTTCCGATTTTCAATTAGTTTATCAATCAGTTGGCTTGATCGTCAAATAAAATTTACAGGGATTGATTTGGTGTGTGTGGCAGGGCTGATCTTTTCATCGACAGAAAAATAGTTGGAGTTATTGCTGGTATCTCCCACGCAGTGGTGTTAGTCTGATGTTGTGTTCACTTGTTTCTGGATAGGTCATTTGTGAAATCTAGTGGAACGAATGACGGGCATAATTGAATGTTGATGAGTATGGGTTTAGAATATCTGATTCTCTTACCTACATTTCCATAGTCAGGTTCTTTTAACAGTCAATCTCGGGCAAACAATAGCGTGCTGAATTTTCATCATCGATTTTGGGATAAGTGGAGGCAGGCGTCTGTCTGTTCAAAGCAAAAGCATATGCGAAACCGGTTTTCTTCGCTGCTTCTGATGGGGGGAATTACCTACTTTGTGTTGGGGACAGCCACATTAATGGCGCAGGACGCAAAGGCTCCGCCAAAACAAGATACGGGTGAAAAAGTAGAGAAACCTGCTCCCTCTTCTCGACCATTGCCCGGTCCGGAAAAATTATTGAACGGCGGAAACTTCTGGGATCATTGGAAATATTTCAGCGAAGAAGAGAAAGAAGCAAACCGAAATGTGACTTGGAAGGTTGTCGGCGGTGGCAAGGACCTGCCCAGCATTTTGATTTGTTCCGGAAAACCTTACGGCTATATTCGTACGCAAAAGTCATATGAAAATTTTCGGTTTAGTATGGAGTGGATGTATCCCAACGACCCGAATGCCAACAGCGGAATCCTGCTGTTTACAGCTGAACCCGACAAAGTCTGGCCTAAGGCATTTCAGGTTCAGTTGCATCGACCGGAAGCTGGCTATGTATTTCCGACGCCAGGGAGTGGTGCCAAGTCTGCAAATAAACTCTCGCCGACAAAGCCTTTGGATTTACCAGTCGGGAAGTGGCATAAATGCGTGTTAACGTGCCAGCAGGGGAATATTTCTGTGATGATTAATGGGGTCAAGCTTGGTGAAGTTACCGGCTGTGATCCGAGTAAAGGCGCAATCGCCCTTCAGAGCGAAGGCTCTGAAATTCACTTTCGAAATCTACTGGTGGAAATTTTGTCTCCGGAGCCGGCTGTCGAACAGAAGGAACCTGTCGCGCAACAGAAGCCCGATAAAACCTAGGTTGGAATTTTATTGTCGTGGACTCGTTTCTGTGTTTTCTCAACTCAGCTTTTTGGCTGACGCAAAACGAGGGTCGGGCAGGGAGCATGTCTGAGAACACGTTCTGCAACAGAACCCAGCGCCAGTCTGGTGATTCCTGTATAGCCATGTGATGGGATCACGATTAGATCGATGCCATTATCTTTTGCAAAGTCGGCAATTTTGATCCCGGGGTCGCCAACCAGCGTTTTGAAACCGACGCCTTCAATCTGATATTTTTCAAATTCTTCTTTGGCATATTTTTTGACATGCTCTGTGCGTTTTTCATCGGTCAGCCCTCCAAACAGAACACCCGGTGAAACCAGATCCAGCGGCACCATGACATGCACGACGGTCACGTTTGCTGGAGCTTCTGAAATTTGAATGGCTTTCTTGATGGCTTCGAGTGAGCTCTCAGAGAAATCAACAGGGACAAGGATCTTTTTTCCTGTGAAGTAGCCCATGGTGTTTGCTTTCTTATGTTAGGGGGCAAGTAACAGCCGTCATTGTGAATTGTACGAAATTTTGATGTCAGCCAACATTGGTAATTTTATGCAACTACGATGAGCTGGTCTGGTTCTCAAATTCTCCCAACTTATATCGATTCCAATAGATGTCCAGTTCCCTTTTGACCCGGTTTGAA
This window of the Gimesia fumaroli genome carries:
- a CDS encoding 3-keto-disaccharide hydrolase, with protein sequence MRNRFSSLLLMGGITYFVLGTATLMAQDAKAPPKQDTGEKVEKPAPSSRPLPGPEKLLNGGNFWDHWKYFSEEEKEANRNVTWKVVGGGKDLPSILICSGKPYGYIRTQKSYENFRFSMEWMYPNDPNANSGILLFTAEPDKVWPKAFQVQLHRPEAGYVFPTPGSGAKSANKLSPTKPLDLPVGKWHKCVLTCQQGNISVMINGVKLGEVTGCDPSKGAIALQSEGSEIHFRNLLVEILSPEPAVEQKEPVAQQKPDKT
- a CDS encoding sugar phosphate isomerase/epimerase family protein; amino-acid sequence: MTKELLSQRKVNSFSTPSSTVESKNNEHSFSLSDRISVNQITTYHWSFKESLLGLLAGGIPAIGLWNRKILDLETDQAAELVIDSGIKVSTITLAGGFTGCNEYSFDDSIADAIELIQFGGQVNATAIQIVSGPRAGHTLNHARDLTIEALKKLGDTAAANGTRLALKSMPVPFARNWTFLNSLHSSLEIIDACGHPAVGISIDPAQLQQEGKIQELLPEIISLVTAVQISNFDSNTTSRDSFASYDMIEAINDAGYQGFFDLEIWSEQIWQSDYSSLLSQLQLASQAEAPSQFG
- a CDS encoding universal stress protein; amino-acid sequence: MGYFTGKKILVPVDFSESSLEAIKKAIQISEAPANVTVVHVMVPLDLVSPGVLFGGLTDEKRTEHVKKYAKEEFEKYQIEGVGFKTLVGDPGIKIADFAKDNGIDLIVIPSHGYTGITRLALGSVAERVLRHAPCPTLVLRQPKS
- a CDS encoding DUF3500 domain-containing protein; translated protein: MQFNPLALSQSLTPDSLPVTRRHFVKTVGAAIAGTPILNTAGLLAGQPSEKTPQPTAPEPLTRKLYESLTPKQKSKVCFGWDHKDKHGLLRQHVRANWNITEPIVNSDFFTKDQKDIIEAIFFGHFDPSWHKKIRKQLLDDQGGYGEDQSIAIFGTPGTDQFQFVMTGRHTTVRSDGDSAEHLAFGGPIFYGHAADEFNEKANHPGNVFWEQALKANHVYKILDGKQRKAALIPQAPSETKVHFKKTANQITGLQVADMTRDQKQEMQKVLSSLIEPFRTSDQKEVRKCIKAQGGLDQCKISFYQSGDIGKDQVWDNWRLEGPAFVWHYRGAPHVHVWVNISDDPHTQIVTS